One segment of Radiobacillus kanasensis DNA contains the following:
- a CDS encoding glycoside hydrolase family 2 protein → MANLQNEYPRPQFKRSEWVNLNGDWNFAIDDENKGLTEKWYQSFPTGKKIIVPFAYQTEKSSIGDPSFHDVVWYQRHFTIPKEWEGKQQLLHFGAVDYRAWVYVNGELLTFHEGGHTPFSVNMTNALKDGENSIVVRVEDPSEDVTIPRGKQYWHEKPESIFYTRTTGIWQTVWMEPVEPSRIDSIRWTPDIDRGDIDLETEIINNTGADLQLQVDIYFRGEKIVSERISTINAYIKRSFHIRNRCTDRSNIHGPGWYWSPEHPNLFDVHLSLLDGDKNLDRIESYFGMRKVSIEDGKFMLNNKPYYQKLVLDQGYFPESLLTAPSDEALKKDIILSKEMGFNGARKHQKIEDPRYLYWADKLGFLVWGEMANCSEYSEKAVQRINAEWIEAINRDYNHPSIVAWVPLNESWGISRVAHETQQQDHSLGMYYLTKSLDQTRPVLSNDGWEHTISDICGIHNYRSAEELKELYQTVDSAVESTPSDRRIYAKGYRYNGVPIMLTEYGGIAYKVDDSDGWGYSAVTSSEELLAEYKAYTNALFASPIISGFCYTQLTDVEQEINGLLTYDRKPKCDLSEIKKVNDQRKMKW, encoded by the coding sequence ATGGCAAACTTACAAAACGAATATCCTAGACCCCAATTCAAACGAAGCGAATGGGTAAATTTAAACGGAGATTGGAATTTCGCTATTGATGATGAAAATAAGGGGTTAACAGAAAAATGGTATCAATCCTTCCCTACAGGAAAGAAAATCATCGTACCCTTTGCCTACCAAACAGAAAAAAGCAGCATTGGAGATCCGAGCTTTCATGATGTGGTTTGGTACCAACGACACTTCACCATTCCGAAAGAATGGGAAGGAAAACAACAGCTTCTTCATTTTGGGGCTGTTGACTATCGAGCTTGGGTCTATGTAAATGGAGAACTACTCACCTTTCATGAGGGGGGGCATACGCCCTTTTCAGTAAATATGACTAATGCCCTTAAAGATGGAGAAAACTCCATAGTGGTTCGTGTCGAAGACCCCTCAGAGGATGTCACCATCCCGAGAGGAAAACAATATTGGCACGAAAAGCCTGAATCGATATTTTACACGAGGACAACAGGAATCTGGCAAACCGTATGGATGGAACCCGTTGAACCTAGCAGAATAGATTCTATCCGATGGACACCTGACATTGATCGCGGTGACATCGATTTAGAAACGGAAATTATAAATAACACAGGTGCAGACTTGCAATTGCAAGTAGATATTTATTTCCGCGGAGAAAAGATCGTTTCGGAGAGGATCTCAACCATAAACGCTTATATAAAAAGAAGCTTCCACATAAGAAATAGGTGCACAGACCGGAGTAATATTCACGGTCCTGGTTGGTATTGGTCCCCTGAACATCCTAACCTGTTTGATGTTCATCTCTCTTTATTAGATGGAGACAAAAATTTAGACCGTATTGAAAGTTATTTTGGTATGCGAAAAGTTTCTATAGAAGATGGGAAATTTATGCTTAATAATAAGCCTTACTACCAAAAGCTTGTCTTAGATCAAGGGTATTTCCCAGAAAGCTTATTAACGGCTCCATCAGATGAAGCACTCAAGAAGGATATTATTCTATCCAAAGAAATGGGCTTCAATGGAGCTCGAAAGCATCAAAAAATAGAGGATCCGCGCTATCTCTATTGGGCTGATAAACTTGGTTTCCTCGTTTGGGGAGAAATGGCCAACTGCTCAGAATATAGTGAAAAGGCTGTTCAGCGGATAAATGCAGAATGGATAGAAGCTATAAATAGAGATTATAACCACCCAAGCATAGTTGCCTGGGTTCCATTAAATGAAAGCTGGGGTATATCAAGAGTAGCTCACGAGACGCAACAACAAGATCACTCATTGGGGATGTATTATCTAACAAAGTCCCTCGACCAAACACGGCCCGTTCTGTCCAACGACGGATGGGAACATACCATATCGGACATTTGCGGGATTCATAATTACCGTTCCGCTGAGGAGCTGAAGGAACTTTATCAAACTGTCGATTCTGCAGTTGAATCGACCCCATCTGATCGTAGAATTTACGCAAAAGGATACAGGTACAATGGTGTCCCAATTATGCTTACAGAATATGGCGGTATCGCCTATAAAGTAGATGATTCAGATGGCTGGGGATATTCAGCTGTAACATCAAGTGAAGAGCTCCTAGCTGAATACAAAGCTTATACAAACGCTCTGTTTGCATCACCCATTATTAGTGGTTTTTGCTACACACAATTAACCGATGTGGAACAAGAAATCAATGGTCTGTTAACGTATGACCGAAAACCAAAATGTGATTTATCCGAAATTAAAAAAGTGAATGATCAAAGAAAAATGAAATGGTGA
- a CDS encoding spore morphogenesis/germination protein YwcE yields the protein MVLMVFLLAYLILFSITPVFLWLRNKRTMALIQIPFMIGAWLAFMKASTNGIGPNETYLWILFYGHLVVGHISTVMLLVGSKLLKGKVGTVSRSAEA from the coding sequence ATGGTTTTAATGGTATTTTTACTAGCCTATTTAATTCTTTTTAGCATTACACCTGTTTTCTTATGGCTGCGTAACAAACGAACAATGGCTTTAATACAGATTCCTTTCATGATTGGAGCTTGGCTAGCTTTTATGAAAGCGTCAACCAATGGAATAGGTCCAAATGAAACGTATCTTTGGATTTTGTTCTATGGTCATCTCGTAGTCGGCCACATTTCTACTGTTATGTTGCTTGTAGGAAGCAAATTGTTAAAAGGGAAAGTAGGAACAGTGTCCCGCTCTGCAGAAGCTTAA
- a CDS encoding GntP family permease produces the protein MEGFGLIIVITLGVLFVIFATAKLRLHPFLSLLFAAFGIGIIAGLPLADVVAAVNNGFGGLMGGIGLVIIFGTIIGVILEKSGAALRMAEVVLRIVGEKRPQLAMSLIGGIVSIPVFCDSGYVILSSLKKALAKRAKVAVASMAIALSTGLFATHTLVPPTPGPIAAAGNIGAENYLGTVILFGFIVAIPVIIAGYIWAMKVGTKIKVEGEDQDTANYDYDAIIKEFGEMPSTFKSFAPILVPIVLIGISSVISFAGWTGTIAEIFLFLGAPVVALLVGILFAFLLLPNFSEETLTDWVGIGIKESAPILLITGAGGAFGSVIKATPVAEFIQGFADSGIVGGALFVFIPFLIAAALKTAQGSSTAALVITSTLIAPLLVEVGIEGAVPLALVVMSVGAGAMVVSHVNDSYFWVVKEFSGMSVTQAYKAQTAATLLQGIVAILVTFVLWLIFV, from the coding sequence ATGGAAGGTTTCGGACTTATAATTGTTATTACTTTAGGGGTTTTATTTGTAATTTTTGCAACAGCCAAGTTAAGACTTCATCCGTTTTTATCCTTATTATTCGCAGCGTTTGGTATTGGTATTATTGCAGGTCTACCGTTAGCGGATGTTGTGGCAGCCGTAAACAATGGATTTGGGGGATTAATGGGAGGCATTGGTCTCGTTATTATTTTCGGTACGATTATTGGTGTTATCCTAGAAAAGTCGGGTGCTGCACTTAGAATGGCAGAAGTCGTGCTTCGTATCGTTGGAGAAAAACGTCCGCAATTAGCAATGAGTCTTATTGGAGGAATTGTAAGTATCCCGGTGTTTTGTGACTCTGGATATGTCATTTTATCTTCTTTAAAGAAAGCGCTAGCAAAGCGAGCGAAAGTAGCTGTGGCATCGATGGCGATTGCTTTATCTACTGGCTTGTTCGCGACACATACATTAGTACCACCGACTCCTGGCCCTATCGCTGCAGCTGGGAACATCGGTGCCGAGAACTATTTAGGAACGGTGATTTTGTTTGGCTTTATTGTAGCGATCCCAGTTATCATTGCCGGTTATATTTGGGCGATGAAAGTAGGTACAAAAATTAAAGTAGAGGGCGAAGATCAAGATACAGCAAACTATGATTACGATGCGATCATTAAAGAATTTGGTGAAATGCCTTCTACCTTTAAATCGTTTGCACCAATCTTAGTACCAATTGTACTCATCGGAATTAGCTCCGTAATTTCCTTTGCAGGCTGGACTGGAACTATAGCAGAAATTTTCTTATTCTTAGGTGCTCCAGTTGTCGCACTATTAGTAGGTATATTATTCGCTTTCTTGTTGCTTCCAAACTTCTCGGAAGAAACGCTAACAGATTGGGTTGGAATAGGGATTAAAGAGTCTGCACCCATTCTTTTGATTACAGGTGCCGGTGGTGCCTTTGGTTCCGTTATTAAAGCAACACCTGTTGCAGAATTTATTCAAGGTTTTGCGGATAGTGGAATTGTAGGTGGAGCATTATTCGTCTTTATTCCATTTTTAATTGCCGCAGCGTTGAAAACCGCACAAGGTTCTTCTACTGCAGCGTTAGTCATCACGTCTACTTTGATTGCTCCATTGTTAGTTGAAGTAGGAATTGAAGGCGCTGTTCCATTAGCGCTAGTAGTTATGTCAGTGGGAGCTGGAGCGATGGTTGTATCTCACGTGAATGATAGTTACTTCTGGGTTGTGAAAGAGTTTAGTGGGATGTCGGTAACGCAAGCTTATAAGGCACAGACGGCGGCTACTCTTCTGCAAGGGATTGTGGCGATACTTGTTACGTTTGTGTTGTGGTTGATATTTGTATAG
- a CDS encoding glycerate kinase, with the protein MKIVIAPDSFKGSLTAVEAAKSIQRGIWEVDPAVQTKIMPMADGGEGTLEALLTAAEGEKVFLRCKGPLGDDVDTHYAIVQNHTAVIECANIAGLVQVPPDERNPEVTTSYGIGEVIKNALDKGCSSFVIGLGGSATNDGGLGMLQALGMKGWDKKGKESGIFGKDLYDIDKVSFEHLDGRLQDASFQIACDVDNPLCGKNGATAVYGPQKGATAAQITQLDEALGRFASLVEEQLDTSFQVHPGSGAAGGLGFAFLSLGALLDSGAKLIAGAIGLEKEIADADLVITGEGQSDEQTLYGKAPSYVAQLAKKHHVPTILLSGSLGKGSETLHDLFIGSFAITDRPMNLEDCMAQADELLLSQTRRVIHFFKNMKG; encoded by the coding sequence ATGAAAATCGTCATTGCACCTGATTCATTTAAGGGAAGTTTAACAGCAGTAGAAGCGGCAAAATCGATTCAAAGGGGAATATGGGAGGTTGACCCTGCTGTACAAACAAAGATTATGCCTATGGCGGATGGAGGGGAAGGTACACTAGAAGCCTTATTAACCGCAGCAGAAGGGGAAAAAGTTTTCCTTCGTTGTAAAGGGCCGCTAGGGGATGATGTGGATACCCACTATGCCATTGTTCAAAACCATACTGCCGTTATCGAATGTGCGAATATTGCAGGCTTAGTTCAAGTGCCCCCTGATGAGCGAAATCCGGAAGTGACAACCTCTTATGGTATTGGGGAAGTCATTAAAAATGCTCTTGATAAAGGCTGTTCCTCTTTTGTAATCGGTTTGGGAGGTAGTGCAACGAATGACGGTGGTTTAGGTATGCTTCAAGCATTAGGTATGAAGGGATGGGATAAAAAAGGGAAAGAAAGCGGTATATTTGGAAAGGATCTATACGACATAGATAAAGTTTCCTTTGAACATCTGGATGGTAGACTCCAAGATGCAAGTTTTCAAATTGCTTGTGACGTGGATAATCCACTTTGTGGGAAAAACGGTGCTACAGCTGTTTATGGGCCACAAAAGGGAGCGACTGCAGCCCAAATTACTCAATTAGATGAAGCATTAGGGCGTTTTGCAAGTTTAGTAGAAGAGCAGCTAGATACATCCTTTCAAGTACATCCAGGCTCAGGTGCAGCTGGAGGATTAGGATTTGCCTTTTTATCATTAGGTGCATTACTGGATTCAGGTGCAAAACTGATTGCAGGTGCAATCGGTTTAGAGAAAGAGATTGCTGACGCAGACCTAGTTATTACAGGGGAAGGTCAAAGTGATGAGCAAACATTATATGGAAAAGCACCTAGCTATGTGGCGCAGCTTGCTAAAAAGCATCATGTGCCAACTATCCTTCTATCCGGCAGTTTAGGAAAGGGATCTGAGACATTACATGATTTATTCATAGGCAGTTTCGCGATAACAGATCGCCCGATGAACCTAGAGGACTGTATGGCTCAGGCTGATGAATTGTTGCTTTCACAGACAAGGCGTGTCATCCATTTTTTTAAAAATATGAAGGGGTGA
- a CDS encoding CdaR family transcriptional regulator, producing the protein MKLTKELGSEIVQRLHPYLDVPMNLMDKSGKIVASSDPTRIDQVHSGAVRVLDTNQAVILTEEDVSHFSGTKPGANLPILHQGEIIGVVGVTGDPDHVEKLAGITRASVEIAIEQIYEQKQSFYLERQWANWLQQLFHPLGMDEESLEKEAKYTLKVDLEDWWKVIVFTGNVGEEVQEKINMYFKRYGITPQLFLPLNGEELICCVHQQQHLNPFFEKIIGKWNNIRIGIGDAGYGISGIRNSYFQAKQALYFAKPDDKSLTNIQEWKVERIIDSLSKDTYQSICMDYEKKMKELDPEYLRTIELFLSNDFKVKETAEKLHIHRNTLFYRLDQIKEKVGLDPRKFQDAFLLHLLHYHLKYVCAFA; encoded by the coding sequence GTGAAACTCACGAAAGAACTTGGTTCAGAAATTGTACAACGTCTACATCCGTATTTGGATGTACCGATGAATCTTATGGACAAGTCAGGAAAAATTGTCGCTAGTTCAGACCCAACCCGGATAGATCAAGTCCATTCAGGGGCCGTACGTGTTTTAGATACGAATCAAGCTGTAATTTTGACAGAGGAAGATGTGAGTCATTTTTCTGGTACCAAACCAGGTGCAAACCTTCCTATCTTACATCAGGGAGAGATAATCGGTGTCGTTGGAGTGACGGGAGATCCGGACCATGTAGAAAAGTTAGCTGGTATAACCCGAGCGTCTGTGGAAATCGCAATTGAGCAGATTTATGAACAAAAGCAAAGCTTTTATTTGGAAAGGCAATGGGCTAATTGGCTCCAACAGTTATTCCATCCACTTGGAATGGACGAAGAAAGCTTAGAGAAGGAAGCGAAATATACATTAAAGGTTGATCTAGAAGACTGGTGGAAGGTTATTGTGTTCACAGGAAATGTTGGGGAAGAGGTACAGGAAAAAATCAATATGTATTTTAAAAGGTATGGAATCACTCCTCAGTTATTTCTTCCATTGAACGGCGAGGAATTGATTTGTTGTGTCCATCAACAACAGCACCTTAATCCTTTCTTTGAGAAAATTATAGGGAAATGGAATAACATTCGGATAGGGATAGGCGATGCAGGATACGGAATATCTGGTATTAGAAATTCCTACTTTCAAGCGAAACAGGCCCTTTATTTTGCGAAACCGGATGATAAATCTCTTACTAATATTCAGGAATGGAAAGTGGAACGGATTATCGATTCCTTATCGAAGGATACCTATCAATCTATTTGTATGGATTATGAAAAAAAGATGAAAGAATTAGACCCAGAGTATTTGCGAACCATAGAGCTATTTCTGTCTAATGACTTTAAAGTGAAAGAAACAGCTGAAAAGCTGCACATCCATCGAAATACATTATTCTATCGTTTAGATCAAATTAAAGAAAAAGTTGGTCTTGATCCACGGAAATTTCAAGATGCTTTTCTGCTGCACCTATTACATTACCACTTGAAATATGTTTGTGCATTTGCCTAA
- a CDS encoding M50 family metallopeptidase, with the protein MELILYLLLAFFLMKTPFLGTNLRILNTVIHEFSHIFVAKVTGGKGHSIKLHPDTSGSALVGSSSRWSRILSTYAGYTGSSVVAFGLFYFIDQGKHQLVMIFFLCLVVGTTILWTRNLYGILWSASFAALLYMLFHYQLEQVIFHGSMILSSIILLESILSAAHIMYISMKSPKEAGDAAILQKTTWIPAVFWGLLFFVQALYIGVEIVTRYV; encoded by the coding sequence ATGGAACTCATTCTCTATCTATTACTCGCGTTTTTCCTCATGAAAACCCCTTTTCTCGGAACAAATCTTCGCATACTAAATACAGTTATTCATGAATTCTCTCACATTTTTGTTGCAAAGGTCACGGGAGGGAAGGGACATTCAATTAAGCTTCATCCTGATACGTCTGGATCAGCTCTGGTTGGTTCCTCTTCTCGATGGAGTCGAATTCTATCAACGTATGCAGGATATACCGGTTCGTCAGTCGTAGCGTTTGGTCTATTTTATTTTATCGATCAAGGAAAACATCAGCTTGTTATGATCTTTTTCCTTTGTTTAGTTGTGGGCACGACCATCCTGTGGACTCGAAACTTGTATGGCATTCTTTGGTCGGCTAGTTTTGCTGCATTGCTTTACATGCTGTTTCACTACCAATTGGAGCAAGTGATTTTCCATGGCAGTATGATCCTGTCCTCTATCATTTTGCTAGAATCGATTTTAAGTGCGGCCCATATTATGTATATAAGTATGAAGAGCCCGAAAGAAGCGGGGGATGCGGCAATCTTGCAGAAGACCACTTGGATCCCAGCCGTGTTTTGGGGGCTATTGTTTTTTGTGCAAGCACTGTATATTGGAGTAGAGATTGTCACGAGGTACGTATAA
- the melA gene encoding alpha-glucosidase/alpha-galactosidase, with product MAKVTIIGAGSVVFANRLISDILSYSELKSTFFSLTDIDPVRLATAQKMTESLIQQGGEGARVEATLDRKEALKDSDYVINLIQVGMHEATVTDFEIPKKYGLKQTIADTLGVGGIFRALRTIPVVLEICRDMEEVCPNALLLNYTNPMAMIMHAIQKSTSIKSVGLCHSVQNTTEEIASYLNIPLEEVEIKVAGINHMAWFLELKRNGEDLYPLLWEAMDDEEIYKKDKVRFEMMKRLNYFITESSEHMSEYTPYFIKRDGLIKEFDIPIDEYIRRSEENLKHFQASKEKIERNEQIETETSHEYGAPIIHAVETGNTIEIWGNVINSNLITNLPTDACVEVPCLVNKRGIQPTHIGDLPPQLAAMNLTNINVQKLTVEAVLTGNVDYVYQAVMLDPHTSSVLSLAEIWDMTDELLEAHKDLLPPFEKGRNL from the coding sequence ATGGCGAAAGTAACTATTATCGGTGCAGGTAGTGTTGTATTTGCAAATCGATTAATTTCAGATATATTAAGTTACTCTGAATTAAAGAGTACATTTTTTTCATTGACTGATATTGATCCAGTACGGCTAGCAACTGCACAGAAAATGACAGAGTCTCTCATCCAACAGGGTGGGGAAGGTGCAAGAGTAGAGGCCACTCTAGATAGAAAAGAGGCATTGAAGGATTCTGATTATGTGATTAATTTAATTCAGGTCGGGATGCATGAAGCTACGGTAACGGACTTTGAGATACCAAAAAAATACGGATTAAAGCAAACGATTGCTGACACATTAGGTGTAGGAGGAATCTTCCGCGCTTTAAGAACAATTCCAGTTGTATTGGAGATATGTCGTGACATGGAGGAGGTCTGCCCGAATGCCTTGTTACTGAACTACACCAATCCAATGGCGATGATTATGCATGCCATACAAAAATCTACATCGATAAAATCAGTAGGGCTGTGTCATAGTGTTCAAAATACGACAGAAGAAATTGCTTCCTATTTAAATATTCCTTTAGAAGAAGTTGAAATAAAAGTAGCAGGAATTAACCATATGGCGTGGTTTTTAGAATTAAAAAGAAATGGTGAGGACCTCTACCCGTTGTTGTGGGAGGCAATGGATGATGAGGAAATATATAAAAAGGATAAAGTCCGTTTTGAAATGATGAAACGGTTAAATTACTTTATAACGGAGTCAAGCGAGCATATGTCGGAATACACTCCTTATTTTATAAAAAGGGACGGTCTTATAAAGGAGTTTGATATCCCAATTGATGAATATATTCGTAGAAGTGAAGAAAATTTAAAACATTTCCAAGCATCTAAGGAAAAAATCGAAAGGAATGAACAAATAGAAACAGAAACAAGTCATGAATACGGTGCCCCAATCATTCATGCGGTAGAAACTGGTAACACCATTGAGATTTGGGGGAATGTCATCAACTCCAATTTAATTACAAATTTGCCAACAGATGCGTGTGTGGAAGTTCCATGTTTAGTTAATAAACGAGGCATACAACCTACTCATATTGGGGATCTACCACCACAGCTAGCGGCAATGAATCTAACGAATATCAATGTTCAAAAATTGACAGTGGAAGCCGTATTAACTGGCAATGTAGATTATGTTTATCAAGCGGTCATGTTGGATCCACATACGAGTTCCGTTCTTTCTTTAGCAGAGATCTGGGATATGACAGATGAATTACTTGAGGCTCATAAGGACTTGCTTCCACCATTTGAAAAAGGGAGAAATCTTTAA
- a CDS encoding carbohydrate ABC transporter permease, whose protein sequence is MVYESIRKKRLLTGLATAISIVHLIPFYILITTSLKAKGDFSSKWIFPSNWSWSNFQEAWIMADLGNALWNTTIITFVSALLLIFIGSMAAYPLARRKTKLNRFIFMLFIAIMVIPPLTALVPLYQLVVDIGMMNTHEIAILNNVAAYISLTVFLYSGFIRSTIPKELEEAARIDGAGTLAIFFRVVFPLLKPVTASILIISCVFIWNDYQFAIFFLQAEEVQTLTVALSGFFGQNSNNLNLVAAAAIVAMLPMVLLFLFLQKYFIKGLSSGSIKG, encoded by the coding sequence ATGGTTTATGAAAGTATTCGAAAGAAACGGTTGTTAACCGGATTGGCGACTGCCATATCCATTGTCCATCTCATTCCTTTTTACATCTTGATCACCACCTCCTTAAAAGCAAAAGGTGACTTTAGCTCAAAATGGATTTTTCCTAGTAACTGGAGCTGGTCTAACTTCCAAGAAGCGTGGATCATGGCTGACTTGGGTAATGCTTTGTGGAATACAACAATCATTACCTTTGTTTCAGCTTTACTCCTTATTTTCATAGGATCTATGGCGGCCTATCCGTTAGCAAGAAGAAAAACAAAGCTTAATCGTTTTATCTTCATGTTGTTTATTGCGATCATGGTCATCCCTCCCTTAACCGCACTAGTTCCTCTTTACCAACTAGTAGTGGATATTGGGATGATGAATACACATGAAATCGCTATTTTAAATAATGTAGCGGCTTATATATCTCTGACGGTGTTTTTATACTCTGGATTTATTCGATCGACCATTCCTAAAGAATTAGAGGAAGCGGCAAGAATTGATGGTGCGGGGACATTAGCGATATTTTTTAGAGTGGTGTTTCCGTTATTAAAGCCAGTAACGGCATCTATTCTAATCATTTCCTGTGTGTTTATTTGGAATGACTACCAATTTGCGATTTTCTTCTTACAGGCGGAAGAAGTACAGACCTTAACGGTGGCATTATCGGGCTTCTTCGGACAAAACTCGAATAATCTAAATCTAGTAGCAGCGGCTGCTATCGTGGCGATGCTTCCAATGGTCCTATTATTTCTATTCTTGCAAAAATATTTTATTAAAGGACTATCTTCAGGTTCCATTAAAGGATAA
- a CDS encoding carbohydrate ABC transporter permease, which produces MNSFKRKKFQSSFRSSLWWMYAPAVLLVCIFILYPFGKGIFISFTNWNGFSQTFDYIGLDQYKRMLADSDTWLVVKNTLIYGIGSTLFQNIVGLLYALLLNQSIKMKAFTRTVVYLPVIISPLIMGYIWYFFFAYQGGALNDVLLLLGLDKINSLGNPDMNIWIIVFVNTYQFVGIAMIIYLAGLQSIPRDFYEAAQIDGSTPWQQFKNITLPLLMPSITINMVINIIGGLKLFDIVIALTGGGPGNASQSMSTFMYDLYFSRQDAGYAATQGVLMAIIILILSITALVFFKRKEVEA; this is translated from the coding sequence ATGAATTCATTTAAACGGAAAAAATTTCAATCGTCTTTTCGTTCTTCTTTATGGTGGATGTACGCACCAGCCGTATTACTAGTTTGCATCTTTATTCTTTACCCATTTGGGAAAGGGATATTTATCTCCTTTACAAATTGGAATGGCTTTTCCCAAACCTTCGATTATATTGGGTTAGATCAGTACAAACGAATGCTTGCAGATTCTGATACTTGGTTAGTCGTGAAAAATACGTTGATTTATGGAATAGGAAGCACCCTGTTTCAAAATATCGTTGGCTTACTTTATGCGCTCTTATTAAATCAGAGTATCAAAATGAAGGCTTTTACTAGGACGGTAGTTTATCTACCTGTCATCATTAGTCCGCTTATAATGGGGTACATTTGGTATTTCTTCTTTGCCTATCAAGGTGGTGCGTTAAATGATGTCCTCTTGCTATTAGGATTAGATAAGATTAATTCGCTTGGAAATCCGGATATGAATATATGGATTATTGTATTTGTTAACACGTATCAGTTTGTTGGTATTGCGATGATTATTTATTTGGCGGGCCTACAAAGCATACCACGAGATTTCTATGAAGCGGCTCAAATAGATGGATCTACTCCATGGCAACAATTTAAAAACATTACACTACCATTGTTGATGCCATCTATTACAATCAATATGGTAATTAATATCATTGGAGGATTAAAGCTCTTTGACATTGTCATCGCCTTGACAGGTGGGGGACCAGGAAATGCATCACAATCTATGTCCACTTTCATGTATGATTTATATTTCTCACGACAAGATGCGGGCTATGCGGCAACTCAAGGGGTATTAATGGCGATTATTATCTTAATTTTGAGTATTACAGCATTGGTATTTTTCAAGCGTAAGGAGGTAGAAGCGTAA